A portion of the Deinococcus peraridilitoris DSM 19664 genome contains these proteins:
- a CDS encoding phosphoribosyltransferase, which produces MTPFHDRTDAGRRLALKLEHLRGAPGLLVLGLPRGGVPVAFEVAVHLGAPLDVMVVRKLGAPGHEEYAVGAIGPGGVRVVQQDALRFLRVSEAALQSVTERESRELLRRQAVYRSGRGPLQLAERTVVLVDDGLATGSTMYAAIEATRKAGPRRLVVAVPVGAGDTCRELSRVVDEVVCLSQPEPFHAVGLWYRNFDQTSDEQVMALLAHAPDGTVPGNDSTRT; this is translated from the coding sequence ATGACGCCTTTTCACGACCGCACTGACGCCGGGCGGCGACTTGCGTTGAAACTGGAACACCTGCGCGGCGCGCCAGGTCTGCTGGTGCTGGGTCTGCCGCGTGGGGGAGTCCCGGTGGCGTTCGAGGTGGCCGTGCACCTCGGGGCACCCCTGGACGTCATGGTGGTTCGCAAACTGGGCGCGCCGGGACACGAGGAGTACGCGGTGGGCGCGATCGGACCGGGGGGCGTGCGGGTGGTACAGCAAGACGCCCTGCGCTTCCTGCGGGTCTCCGAAGCAGCCCTGCAAAGCGTGACCGAGCGCGAAAGCCGCGAACTGCTGCGCCGCCAAGCCGTGTACCGCTCTGGCAGGGGACCACTGCAACTCGCAGAGCGCACGGTCGTGCTGGTCGATGACGGGCTGGCCACCGGCTCGACCATGTACGCCGCCATCGAGGCCACGAGAAAGGCGGGCCCCCGGCGGCTGGTGGTCGCGGTGCCCGTAGGAGCGGGTGATACCTGCCGGGAACTGTCGCGGGTCGTGGATGAGGTGGTCTGTCTGTCGCAACCCGAGCCGTTTCACGCCGTCGGGCTGTGGTACCGGAATTTCGACCAGACCAGCGATGAGCAGGTGATGGCGCTGCTCGCCCACGCACCTGACGGCACAGTGCCAGGAAATGACAGTACAAGAACATGA
- a CDS encoding DUF4142 domain-containing protein: MPEISCLVATGQATGGTAGGAGATGGTTGGTTGTTGTGGTGTAGGTTGGTGTTGGTTGTTGTGGTGTAGGTTGGTGTTGGTTGGTGATGGTTGGTAGTGGTTGGTTGTGTGATGGTTGGTGTTGAGGTTGGAASGAQTLRGLDNNQICFLDKAARSDQYEIRSSQLAVRNSKNQAVVQYAQRMIREHQRSSQQLTALARQFGGRLPQQPNTQQLQNINTLSRLTGTAFDAAYMTQQVAAHRETVDLYKRYCDGTLFSSGNSGGQSGSGVNNCNTGGGQQSGGTTGGTTGGTGGTGGTTGTGTTGGGTMGTGTTGGTTGTGGTTGTTGGTGATGGTTGGTTGTTGGTTGGTAGTGGTGGTGTTGGTTGTTGTGGTGTAGGTTGGTGATGGTTGGTGATGGTTGNANQNQNNDPRRLIATFTSQMLPSIQQHLQEAQRLLQGLGK, from the coding sequence ATGCCGGAAATCTCTTGCCTCGTGGCGACTGGTCAGGCTACTGGCGGCACGGCAGGTGGTGCCGGGGCGACAGGCGGCACGACCGGCGGCACGACCGGAACCACGGGAACCGGCGGTACCGGCACGGCGGGTGGCACGACGGGTGGAACTGGCACGACCGGCGGCACGACCGGAACCACGGGAACCGGCGGTACCGGCACGGCGGGTGGCACCACGGGCGGAACTGGCACGACCGGTGGCACGACGGGCGGTACCGGAGCGACCGGTGGCACCACTGGTGGTACAGCTGGAACCGGTGGCACCACGGGCGGCACGACGGGAACAGGTACCGGCGCGACCGGTGGCACCACTGGTGGTACTGGGACCACGGGAGCTGGGGGCACGACGGGCGGTGCGGCCAGCGGCGCGCAAACGCTACGTGGTCTCGACAACAACCAGATCTGCTTCCTGGACAAGGCCGCACGCAGTGACCAGTACGAAATTCGTTCTTCGCAGCTTGCTGTACGAAACTCCAAGAATCAGGCAGTCGTTCAGTACGCGCAACGGATGATCCGCGAGCATCAGCGGTCCTCGCAGCAGCTTACCGCGCTTGCCCGGCAATTCGGCGGGCGGCTGCCGCAACAGCCGAATACCCAGCAGCTGCAGAACATCAACACCCTCAGCCGTCTGACCGGTACGGCGTTTGACGCTGCTTACATGACGCAACAGGTCGCCGCCCACCGTGAGACGGTAGATCTCTACAAGCGCTATTGCGATGGAACGCTGTTCAGTAGCGGCAACTCCGGTGGTCAGTCGGGTTCCGGCGTCAATAACTGCAATACCGGGGGCGGCCAACAAAGCGGTGGTACAACGGGTGGCACGACGGGTGGTACCGGTGGTACAGGCGGCACGACAGGAACCGGTACCACGGGCGGTGGCACCATGGGAACTGGTACCACCGGTGGAACCACGGGAACCGGTGGCACCACCGGCACGACTGGCGGAACTGGTGCGACCGGTGGCACGACGGGCGGAACTACCGGCACGACGGGTGGCACCACTGGTGGTACAGCTGGAACCGGTGGTACGGGTGGAACTGGCACGACTGGCGGCACGACCGGAACCACGGGAACCGGCGGCACCGGCACGGCGGGTGGCACCACGGGCGGAACCGGCGCGACCGGTGGCACCACGGGCGGTACCGGAGCGACGGGTGGCACGACGGGCAACGCCAATCAAAATCAGAACAACGATCCCAGGCGCCTCATTGCAACCTTCACCAGCCAGATGCTGCCGAGCATTCAGCAGCACCTCCAGGAAGCTCAGCGCCTCCTGCAAGGGCTTGGCAAGTAA
- a CDS encoding FAD-dependent oxidoreductase → MKWWLTLGAGMLFALSAYLSLGHSVRVPYDLVVYGGTPQGVTAAAAGAREGLNVLLIEPGGTLGGVLTKSWLATLDLTYDAEGEPLYGGLFRPFFRKLQHDVSFDVAKAARAHREMLRDAGVHLKLNTAVRQFRQDGPLLSTLILAGGHGNHAVQARYVIDATDTAELAAQTGARFTLGRQDTGLDDRQMAATLVFRLEGVTWSALAEQLALEGQVLGNRAQVHGRSGRGLGNVTQDYVPSDPERFYLRGLNVARQDDTSLLVNGLLIFGVDGTNADSLKRAHEDARHEAERVTFFLRRALPQVFGGAVLRGVAPELYVRESRHLLGRYRLKADDVLYGRRFPDGAALGGYALDGQMYLPGEAAYGLGRPAPYQVPLRALLPQHGPTNLLVVSQAASFDSAAAFSARVAPLQMALGQAAALSVVLARQERVALPALVEHERSLARYNKLLTLRGVRLEAPGPRGNEEDAKHESFPTARALLQRGLFGAPGSTPGDLRLDDPITARAFLNSLQHLMAATPVSGQENGSHRELFSSWRARVGAHPLDKLSHAQAREILVSIGRPSAYLNSSEELLLRGESAEVLWALFQTR, encoded by the coding sequence ATGAAGTGGTGGCTGACGCTGGGCGCAGGCATGTTGTTCGCCCTGAGCGCTTACCTTTCGCTGGGACACAGCGTTCGCGTGCCGTATGACCTGGTGGTATACGGTGGCACGCCGCAAGGTGTTACGGCGGCCGCAGCTGGCGCCCGGGAAGGCCTCAACGTGTTGCTGATCGAGCCGGGCGGCACGCTGGGCGGAGTACTGACCAAAAGCTGGCTCGCCACACTCGATCTCACGTATGACGCCGAAGGAGAGCCCCTGTACGGCGGACTGTTCCGGCCGTTCTTCCGCAAACTTCAGCATGACGTGTCCTTCGATGTGGCGAAGGCAGCCCGGGCGCATCGTGAAATGCTGCGTGATGCGGGCGTACACCTGAAGCTGAATACTGCCGTACGGCAGTTCAGGCAGGACGGTCCGCTGCTCAGCACCTTGATCCTCGCAGGAGGGCACGGTAACCATGCCGTGCAGGCCCGGTACGTCATTGACGCCACGGACACGGCCGAACTGGCGGCGCAGACAGGTGCGCGTTTCACGCTGGGGCGTCAGGACACCGGCCTGGATGACCGGCAGATGGCCGCGACCCTGGTCTTTCGCCTGGAAGGTGTGACGTGGTCAGCACTGGCCGAACAGCTCGCCCTGGAGGGGCAGGTGCTCGGGAACCGTGCGCAGGTGCACGGCCGCAGTGGTCGTGGTCTTGGCAACGTCACGCAGGATTACGTGCCCAGTGATCCTGAGCGCTTCTATTTACGTGGCCTCAATGTTGCCCGCCAAGATGACACAAGCCTGCTGGTCAATGGTCTGCTGATCTTCGGCGTGGACGGCACGAATGCCGATTCACTGAAGCGGGCCCACGAGGACGCCCGGCACGAAGCCGAGCGTGTCACGTTCTTCCTGCGGCGCGCTTTACCGCAGGTATTTGGCGGCGCTGTCCTGCGAGGCGTGGCGCCCGAGTTGTACGTGCGTGAAAGCCGCCATCTTCTGGGCCGCTACCGCCTGAAAGCCGACGACGTCCTGTACGGTCGGCGTTTCCCGGACGGTGCCGCGCTTGGCGGGTACGCTCTCGACGGACAGATGTATCTGCCGGGTGAAGCAGCCTACGGGCTGGGGCGACCGGCGCCGTATCAGGTGCCCTTACGCGCGCTGTTGCCTCAGCACGGGCCGACGAACTTGCTGGTGGTATCACAGGCGGCTTCGTTCGACAGTGCCGCCGCCTTTTCCGCACGGGTGGCGCCGCTGCAAATGGCGCTCGGACAGGCGGCTGCCTTGAGTGTCGTGCTCGCCAGGCAGGAGCGCGTGGCACTTCCCGCCCTGGTAGAGCACGAACGTAGCCTGGCACGGTACAACAAGCTTCTGACGCTTCGCGGAGTACGGCTCGAGGCGCCCGGCCCTCGCGGAAACGAAGAAGACGCCAAGCACGAGTCCTTTCCCACGGCGCGAGCGCTGTTGCAACGAGGCCTGTTCGGCGCGCCTGGCAGTACGCCGGGCGACCTGCGCCTCGATGACCCCATCACGGCGCGGGCGTTCCTGAACAGCCTCCAGCATCTGATGGCGGCAACTCCCGTTTCCGGCCAGGAGAACGGCTCTCATCGTGAGCTGTTTTCGTCATGGCGTGCACGTGTGGGCGCGCATCCCCTCGACAAGCTCAGCCACGCACAGGCCCGAGAGATCCTCGTCAGCATCGGGCGGCCTTCGGCATACCTGAATTCCTCTGAAGAACTGCTCCTGCGGGGTGAGTCCGCCGAAGTCTTGTGGGCGCTGTTTCAAACCCGCTGA
- a CDS encoding adenosylcobinamide-GDP ribazoletransferase, whose amino-acid sequence MRMMRSLLRAAQLALTFLTTLPLPQLRSVQPDEFRRASSFYPLAGYVVGAFVALTLWGAQGLGLPAGVGAALALAVWLGVTGMLHFDGLVDCGDALLVMKSPARRLEILRDVHVGAFGLATGVTALLLKWSLLAAVSGPLYVVVAAVVARLVVLAPMHFFPAARPGSLGASARQGWWPLALVLTLPVLLLPQAWLGLLAALAMAVLVGRFAAARLGGGLNGDAYGAVIETAEIAALLALVASRA is encoded by the coding sequence ATGCGCATGATGCGTTCACTGCTGCGCGCCGCCCAGTTGGCCCTGACCTTTCTGACGACCCTGCCCTTGCCGCAGCTTCGGTCCGTACAGCCCGACGAATTCCGCCGGGCAAGCAGTTTCTATCCGCTTGCGGGGTACGTCGTGGGCGCGTTCGTGGCCCTCACCCTCTGGGGAGCGCAAGGCCTCGGCCTTCCAGCAGGGGTGGGGGCGGCGCTGGCGCTGGCGGTATGGCTGGGCGTCACCGGCATGCTGCACTTCGACGGGCTGGTCGACTGCGGTGACGCGCTGCTGGTGATGAAATCTCCGGCACGGCGCCTGGAAATTCTGCGTGACGTGCACGTCGGGGCGTTTGGCCTTGCCACCGGCGTCACCGCCCTGCTGCTCAAGTGGAGCCTGCTCGCCGCCGTGTCCGGTCCGCTGTACGTGGTGGTCGCGGCTGTCGTGGCGCGACTGGTCGTGCTCGCGCCCATGCATTTCTTTCCAGCTGCCCGGCCGGGGTCGCTGGGTGCGAGCGCACGACAGGGCTGGTGGCCCCTCGCCCTGGTGTTGACCCTGCCGGTACTGCTGCTGCCGCAGGCCTGGCTGGGCCTGCTTGCCGCACTCGCCATGGCCGTGCTGGTCGGCCGCTTCGCCGCCGCGCGTCTGGGGGGAGGCCTGAACGGTGACGCCTATGGGGCGGTCATCGAAACTGCCGAGATCGCTGCACTGCTCGCACTGGTGGCCTCGCGTGCCTGA
- a CDS encoding histidine phosphatase family protein, translating to MPERQWPEREWLELWLVRHGTSAPNTERRYPAPNEDAPLSTEGRSQMRALAPLLPPGEAWVSPARRTRESAVLSGFPQAHETNALREAHFGVMAGQTWAALETNFGEAPRRWIEALSCPDADDGPPGGETGRAFHARLQGWLDELPEHGVVLAFTHAGPVRAVLQLTLPLGALEIWPGRAAVLRRAAGAWWLVGLNWPPPAPRLNAE from the coding sequence GTGCCTGAACGGCAATGGCCTGAGCGGGAGTGGCTAGAACTGTGGCTGGTACGCCACGGAACGAGCGCCCCCAACACCGAACGGCGGTATCCCGCTCCAAACGAGGACGCGCCGCTCAGCACGGAAGGCCGCTCGCAGATGCGCGCCCTGGCCCCGCTCCTGCCGCCGGGTGAGGCATGGGTTTCTCCCGCGCGCCGCACACGGGAAAGCGCCGTGCTCTCGGGCTTTCCGCAGGCGCATGAAACGAATGCACTGCGTGAAGCGCACTTCGGCGTGATGGCCGGCCAGACCTGGGCCGCGCTCGAAACGAACTTTGGCGAGGCGCCGCGCCGCTGGATCGAGGCCCTGTCCTGCCCGGACGCCGACGACGGCCCACCCGGTGGTGAAACGGGGCGCGCTTTTCACGCCCGGCTGCAGGGCTGGCTCGATGAACTGCCCGAGCACGGCGTCGTGCTGGCCTTTACCCACGCGGGTCCAGTGCGGGCGGTCTTGCAGCTCACCTTGCCGCTCGGCGCGCTGGAAATCTGGCCGGGCCGCGCGGCAGTGCTCCGACGGGCCGCCGGAGCGTGGTGGCTGGTCGGTCTGAACTGGCCCCCACCAGCTCCACGCTTGAACGCTGAGTGA
- a CDS encoding erythromycin esterase family protein: MTANDTLSLVRAVARPLYGGSDDYGDLLEAIGDARFVLVGEASHGTHEFYRERARITRRLIEERGFTAVLVEADWPDAYRVNRYVRAPALEGESESSDGSALDALGDFQRFPQWMWRNEDVLHFVEWLREHNTRHAQQGSVGFYGMDLYSLHRSMEAVVQYLDRVDPEAARRARERYACFEDFGHEGQTYGLYTSHGSEPCEGAAVAQLVELQRREPELTAAGALAHDEHFYAEQNARLAQNAEGYYRAMYRGRNESWNLRDTHMADTLDALAEHLESQGQRARIVVWAHNSHLGDARATQMGRGGELNVGQLVRERHPGEVYNIGFSTYTGTVMAADDWGERPKRKRVRPGLRGSYEELLHEVAAHLPSPNFWVNLRDTNSGTQVLREERLQRAIGVIYRPETERWSHYFHASLPEQFDAILHFDETDAVVPLDAPRANRDEEALPDTFPTGQ, from the coding sequence ATGACGGCAAATGACACCCTGAGTCTTGTTCGCGCCGTGGCGCGTCCGCTGTACGGCGGCTCAGATGATTACGGTGACCTGCTTGAAGCCATCGGAGACGCCCGCTTCGTGTTGGTCGGCGAAGCGTCGCACGGGACCCACGAGTTTTACCGTGAACGGGCGCGTATCACCCGGCGCCTGATCGAGGAGCGCGGCTTCACGGCGGTGCTGGTCGAAGCAGACTGGCCTGACGCCTACCGCGTGAACCGCTATGTGCGCGCTCCGGCCCTGGAAGGAGAGAGCGAGAGCAGCGACGGCAGCGCCCTGGACGCCCTGGGTGACTTTCAGCGTTTCCCGCAGTGGATGTGGCGCAACGAAGACGTTTTACATTTCGTGGAGTGGCTGCGTGAGCACAACACGCGTCACGCGCAGCAGGGGAGCGTGGGTTTTTACGGAATGGACCTGTACAGCCTGCACCGCTCCATGGAAGCGGTGGTGCAGTACCTCGACCGCGTGGATCCGGAGGCTGCGCGCCGTGCCCGTGAGCGCTACGCCTGCTTTGAGGATTTCGGGCACGAAGGCCAGACGTACGGCCTGTACACCAGCCACGGCAGCGAACCCTGCGAGGGCGCAGCGGTGGCGCAGCTGGTGGAGTTGCAGCGCCGCGAGCCGGAACTGACCGCCGCAGGCGCACTGGCGCACGACGAGCACTTTTATGCCGAGCAGAACGCCCGGCTCGCCCAGAACGCCGAAGGGTACTACCGGGCCATGTACCGGGGGCGCAATGAATCATGGAATCTGCGTGACACCCACATGGCCGATACCCTCGATGCCCTGGCCGAACACCTCGAAAGCCAGGGGCAACGCGCGCGGATCGTGGTGTGGGCGCACAACTCGCACCTGGGCGACGCGCGGGCGACCCAGATGGGACGCGGCGGTGAACTGAACGTCGGGCAACTTGTACGCGAGCGGCACCCGGGCGAGGTCTACAACATCGGCTTCAGCACCTACACGGGCACGGTCATGGCCGCAGACGACTGGGGCGAGCGCCCCAAACGCAAACGGGTCCGGCCCGGTTTGCGCGGCAGCTACGAGGAGTTACTGCACGAAGTCGCCGCGCACCTGCCCAGTCCCAACTTCTGGGTGAATCTGCGCGACACCAACAGTGGCACGCAAGTCCTGCGTGAAGAGCGGTTGCAGCGCGCGATCGGGGTGATCTACCGGCCGGAAACCGAACGCTGGAGCCACTATTTTCACGCCAGCCTGCCCGAGCAGTTTGACGCGATTCTGCACTTTGATGAAACGGACGCGGTCGTGCCCCTGGACGCCCCACGCGCGAACCGTGACGAAGAGGCGCTGCCCGACACCTTCCCCACCGGACAGTGA